A genomic window from Populus alba chromosome 19, ASM523922v2, whole genome shotgun sequence includes:
- the LOC118040993 gene encoding uncharacterized protein translates to MDNLKLRGLQNQTARPNASNPGLDTTLQSQIRDLNTQQVEMVRSKDPFWNYTEDRADGSMKCKFCPHTFANKTSISRIKWHLSGEEGHNVAICRGVTKEVQEAAFLAMRGRNKRLKNTESSINVNDSGISTCPHDQNIRIENMGGGIGRVQREVQVVEPGVGEERISSHAIAGNDEVSSNSEDDLQVRGLQNQTATPNASNPGLETSLQSQIRGLNIQQVEMVRSKDPFWNYTEDRADGSMKCKFCPHTFANKTSISRIKWHLSGEEGHNVATCSGVTKEVQEAAFLAMCGGNKRHRSTESSINVNDCGISTCPQEQNIEISMGGCFGRVKREVQVVEPGVGEERISSHAIARNDEVSSKSEDDLQVKGLQNRTATPNASNPGLETSLQSQIRGLNTQQVEMVASKDPFWNYIEDRADGSVKCKFCQCTWANKISISRFKWHLSGERRHGVAICSGVAKEVQEAASKAMNDVSKRHKITESSINIINYCGISTCPEEQNIEINMGGGIGRVQREVQVVEPRVGGERISSHAIARNDEVSMTGMIAHEDRVSKEALKSRQRTEPVDLALEQSNAILGNLAGGAGRIQVGVQGMEQGPREERIQSHLQVENGIENTGEGSFQHDAFETLPRIEHVQLLEPRGDSSQFCLDIGRRYDQPCASSVNNEVTMNDEQDMVRVKEEEDVENSGRSVVQAGAGARSSESLKFNNTRGVPLPTSSTKPVGQAFKENTKVIWSLLMDNEVSTIGIYGMGGVGKTTILQHIHNKLLHRLDFCDHVWWVTVSQDFSINRLQSLIAKHLDLDLSREVDDLHRAAKLSKELMKKQKWILILDDLWNNFELQEVGIPVPLKGCKLIMTTRSETVCHRMACHHKIKVKPLSGGEAWTLFMEKLGRDIALSPEVEGIAKAIARECAGLPLGIITVAGSLRGVDDLHEWRNTLKKLRESEFRDMDEKVFQVLRVSYNRLGDVALQQCLLYCALFPEDCEIGREELIGYLIDEGIIKGMKSRGDAFDEGHTMLNRLENVCLLESVKMEYDGSIGVKMHNLIRDMAIQILQENSQVMVKAGAQLKELPDAEEWTENLIRVSVMLNEIEEIPSSHSPRCPNLSTLFLRDNERLGFIADSFFIQLHGLKVLDLACTGIKNLPDSVSDLVSLTALLLNKCENLSHVPSLKRLRALKRLDLSHTFLDEMPQGMECLSNLRYLRMTGCCKNEFPSGILTKLSHLQVFVLEECFVDSYRRITVEVKEVGSLRNLETLRCHFKGLSDFVEYLRSRDGIQSLSTYRISVGMMDFWECIDDFPSKTVALGNLSINKDRDFLVKFLNGIQGLVCQFIDARSLCDVLSLENATKLKRISIRDCNSMESLVSSSWFCSAPPSLPSYNDIFSGLKEFYCVGCNNMKKLFPLVVLPNLELIDVINCEKMEEIIGTTEEESSTSNSITELILPKLISLNLCWLPELKSICSVKLICNSLEDISVINCEKLKRMAICLPLLENGQPSPPPSLREINARPKEWWERVVEWEHPNTKDVLGPFVMFREEEATQPLKYI, encoded by the exons ATGGATAACCTCAAACTCAGAGGATTGCAAAATCAAACTGCTAGGCCAAATGCCTCAAATCCTGGCCTTGACACTACCCTGCAAAGTCAAATTAGGGATTTAAATACTCAACAA gTTGAAATGGTTAGATCAAAGGATCCATTTTGGAATTATACTGAAGATAGGGCAGATGGTAGCATGAAGTGTAAGTTTTGTCCACATACATTTGCCAATAAAACCTccatttcaaggatcaaatggcatttatCAGGAGAGGAAGGGCATAATGTTGCCATTTGTCGTGGGGTGACTAAGGAAGTTCAAGAAGCAGCCTTTCTAGCTATGCGTGGTCGCAACAAAAGACTTAAAAACACAGAAAGTTCAATAAATGTTAATGATTCTGGAATTTCAACTTGTCCACATGATCAAAACATTAGGATTGAAAATATGGGAGGAGGTATTGGAAGGGTACAAAGAGAAGTTCAGGTTGTAGAACCCGGAGTAGGGGAAGAGAGGATTTCTTCACATGCAATAGCAGGAAACGACGAAGTAAGCTCCAACTCCGAGGATGACCTCCAAGTCAGAGGATTGCAAAATCAAACTGCTACGCCAAATGCCTCAAATCCTGGCCTTGAGACTTCCCTGCAAAGTCAAATTAGGGGTTTAAATATTCAACAA gTTGAAATGGTTAGATCAAAGGATCCATTTTGGAATTATACTGAAGACAGGGCAGATGGTAGCATGAAGTGTAAGTTTTGTCCACATACATTTGCCAATAAAACCTccatttcaaggatcaaatggcatttatCAGGAGAGGAAGGGCATAATGTTGCCACTTGTAGTGGGGTGACTAAAGAAGTTCAAGAAGCAGCCTTTCTAGCTATGTGTGGTGGCAACAAAAGACATAGAAGCACAGAAAGTTCAATCAATGTTAATGATTGTGGAATTTCAACTTGTCCACAAGAACAAAACATTGAGATTAGCATGGGAGGATGTTTTGGAAGGGTAAAAAGAGAAGTTCAGGTTGTAGAACCTGGAGTAGGGGAAGAGAGGATTTCTTCACATGCAATAGCAAGAAACGACGAAGTAAGCTCCAAATCTGAGGATGACCTCCAAGTCAAAGGATTGCAAAATCGAACTGCTACGCCAAATGCCTCAAATCCTGGCCTTGAGACTTCCCTGCAAAGTCAAATTAGGGGTTTAAATACTCAACAA gttGAAATGGTTGCATCAAAGGATCCATTTTGGAATTATATTGAAGATAGGGCTGATGGTAGCGTGAAGTGTAAGTTTTGTCAATGTACATGGGCCAATAAAATTTCCATTTCAAGGTTCAAATGGCATTTATCAGGAGAGAGACGGCATGGTGTTGCCATTTGTAGTGGGGTGGCTAAAGAAGTTCAAGAAGCAGCCTCGAAAGCTATGAATGATGTCAGCAAGAGACATAAAATCACAGAAAGTTCaatcaatattataaattattgtggAATTTCAACTTGTCCAGAAGAACAAAACATTGAGATAAACATGGGAGGAGGTATTGGAAGGGTACAAAGAGAAGTTCAAGTTGTAGAACCCAGAGTAGGGGGGGAGAGGATTTCTTCACATGCAATAGCAAGAAACGACGAAGTAAGCATGACCGGAATGATAGCACATGAAGATAGAGTTTCCAAAGAGGCTCTCAAGAGTAGACAGAGGACAGAACCAGTGGATCTAGCATTGGAACAAAGCAATGCAATACTTGGCAATTTGGCAGGGGGTGCTGGAAGGATACAAGTGGGAGTTCAGGGCATGGAACAAGGTCCCAGAGAAGAGAGAATTCAGTCGCATTTACAAGTAGAAAATGGCATAGAAAACACTGGTGAAGGATCTTTTCAGCATGATGCATTTGAGACTTTACCAAGAATAGAGCATGTGCAGCTTCTAGAGCCACGAGGAGATTCATCCCAATTTTGTCTTGACATTGGAAGACGATATGATCAACCTTGTGCTTCATCAGTAAACAATGAGGTAACTATGAATGATGAGCAGGACATGGTTAGagtgaaggaggaggaggatgtggAGAATAGTGGAAGATCAGTAGTGCAGGCTGGCGCAGGAGCTAGATCTTCTGAAAGTCTGAAATTTAACAATACTAGAGGAGTTCCATTACCTACTAGCTCTACAAAGCCAGTGGGTCAAGCATTTAAGGAGAACACAAAGGTGATATGGTCTTTGTTAATGGATAATGAAGTCTCTACTATTGGTATTTATGGGATGGGGGGAGTTGGTAAAACAACAATACTGCAACATATCCATAATAAGCTTCTACATAGACTAGATTTTTGTGATCATGTTTGGTGGGTGACTGTGTCTCAAGATTTCAGCATTAATAGATTGCAAAGTCTTATTGCTAAACATCTTGATCTAGACCTTTCAAGGGAAGTTGATGATCTGCATAGAGCTGCCAAATTATCAAAAGAActaatgaagaaacaaaaatggattctcattttagatgatttaTGGAACAATTTTGAGCTCCAAGAAGTGGGAATTCCTGTCCCGTTAAAAGGATGCAAGCTGATTATGACAACTCGATCAGAAACGGTTTGTCATCGGATGGCTTGCCACCACAAAATCAAAGTGAAGCCACTTTCTGGGGGAGAAGCTTGGACTTTGTTCATGGAGAAACTTGGACGTGACATAGCGCTTTCACCAGAAGTGGAAGGAATTGCAAAAGCTATTGCTAGggaatgtgctggtttgccTTTGGGAATTATTACAGTGGCAGGAAGCTTGAGGGGAGTGGATGACCTACATGAGTGGAGAAATACattgaagaaattgagagaATCAGAATTTAGGGACATGGATGAGAAGGTATTCCAAGTATTGAGGGTTAGTTATAATCGGTTAGGTGATGTAGCACTACAACAATGTCTCTTGTATTGTGCATTATTTCCTGAAGATTGTGAGATTGGAAGGGAGGAGTTGATAGGTTATTTGATCGATGAGGGAATAATTAAAGGAATGAAGAGCAGGGGAGATGCATTTGACGAGGGTCACACGATGCTTAATAGACTAGAAAATGTCTGTCTATTGGAAAGTGTTAAAATGGAGTATGATGGCAGTATAGGTGTCAAGATGCATAACTTGATTAGGGACATGGCCATCCAAATACTGCAAGAAAACTCTCAAGTCATGGTTAAAGCAGGTGCGCAATTAAAAGAGTTGCCAGATGCAGAGGAGTGGACAGAGAATCTCATAAGAGTCTCAGTAATGCTAAACGAGATCGAAGAAATTCCTTCCAGCCATTCACCAAGGTGTCCAAATTTGTCAACTTTATTTCTACGTGATAATGAAAGGTTGGGATTTATCGCGGAttcatttttcattcaattGCATGGGCTCAAGGTCCTCGATCTGGCTTGCACAGGTATTAAAAATTTGCCAGACTCTGTCTCTGATTTGGTGAGTCTCACTGCGTTATTGCTCAATAAATGTGAGAACTTGAGTCATGTTCCATCATTAAAGAGGCTCAGGGCACTGAAGAGGTTGGATCTCTCTCATACTTTTCTTGATGAGATGCCACAAGGAATGGAATGTCTGTCCAACCTGAGGTATCTTAGAATGACTGGATGTTGTAAAaatgagtttcctagtgggaTATTAACAAAACTCTCTCACCTGCAAGTCTTTGTACTAGAAGAGTGTTTTGTGGATTCTTATCGGAGGATAACAGTTGAAGTAAAGGAAGTAGGATCCTTGAGAAATTTGGAAACTCTGCGATGCCATTTCAAAGGTCTCTCTGACTTCGTGGAGTATCTCAGATCTCGGGATGGGATCCAATCATTGAGCACATACAGAATTTCAGTAGGAATGATGGATTTTTGGGAATGCATTGATGattttccaagtaaaacagtTGCGTTGGGTAATTTGAGTATTAACAAAGATAGAGATTTTCTGGTCAAGTTCTTAAATGGCATTCAAGGACTAGTTTGTCAATTCATCGATGCAAGAAGTTTATGTGATGTTTTGTCATTAGAGAATGCAACTAAACTGAAGCGCATCAGCATTCGAGATTGCAatagcatggagagcttggtttcatcttcttggttctgcTCTGCTCCACCATCATTACCATCatataatgatatattttctgGTCTTAAAGAGTTTTATTGTGTTGGATGTAACAAtatgaagaagttgttcccACTTGTGGTGCTCCCAAACCTGGAATTGATTGATGTTATTAActgtgagaaaatggaggagataataggaaCAACAGAGGAAGAAAGCAGCACCTCCAATTCCATCACGGAATTAATACTCCCAAAGTTAATATCTCTGAATTTGTGTTGGTTACCAGAATTGAAAAGCATTTGTAGTGTAAAATTGATTTGCAATTCTCTCGAAGATATTAGTGTAATCAATTgtgagaagctgaagaggatgGCAATTTGTCTtccgttgcttgaaaatggccagccatcccctcccccttctcttagagaaatcaatgcaaggccaaaagaatggtgggagagagtagtggagtgggagcatcctaaCACGAAGGATGTCCTTGGTCCCTTTGTAATGTTTCGGGAGGAGGAGGCTACTCAGcccttaaaatatatataa
- the LOC118040995 gene encoding probable disease resistance protein At4g27220, with protein sequence MAFIRRERGHGVGICGLAMNGGNKRHKSIASSSNVNDYAISTCPQEQDSAVLVNLAGDAGRMQAGVQGMEQGVGPERIHSRLEEANGMGNTGEGSFQHVDKSFSPWGLRVDAHENRGEATQRTDLVDQFADGTWVQIHSALSKAQKLNEISTYLMQEDEDVERLHDAFETVPRTEQVQHLERGSSCERPLGDSSQPTDPLCLDHGRYYDQLFPPSINNDVIMNDVQNMVRVRTEPLEEEDVENSGSSVLQAGAGARSSESLKYNKTRGVPLPTSSTKPVGQAFEENMKVIWSLLMDDKVPIIGIYGMGGVGKTTILQHIHNELQQKPDICNHVLWVTVSQDFSINRLQNLIAKRLYLDLSSEDDDLHGAAKLSEELRKKQKWILILDDLWNNFELHKVGIPVALKGCKLILTTRSETICHRIACQHKIKVKPLSEGEAWNLFMEKLGRDIALSPEVEGIARDIARECAGLPLGIITVAGSLMGVDDLHEWRNTLKKLRESEFRDTEVFKLLRFSYDQLGDLALQQCLLYCALFPEDSEIEREELIGYLIDEGIIKGMRSRKDAFDEGQTMLNRLENVCLMESAKMEYDGSRSVKMHDLIRDMAIHILQENLQYMVKAGAQLKELPDAEEWTENLTIVSLMQNEIEEIPSSHSPMCPNLLSLFLRDNEGLRSIADSFFKQLHGLKVLDLSCTGIKNLPESVSDLMSLTALLLNGCWKLRYVPSLKKLKALKRLDLSWTMLEKMPQGMECLSNLRYLRMNGCGEKEFPSGILPKLSHLQVFVLEEVFEECYAPITIKGKEVVSLRNLETLECHFEDLSDFMEFLRCRDGIQSLSTYRISVGILKFLYGVEKFPSKTVALGNLNINKDRDFQVKFLNGIRGLVCQFIDARCLCDVLSLENATELEDISISNCNSMGSLVSSSWFCSAPPPLPPYNGMFSGLKKFYCGGCNNMKMLFPLVLLPNLVNLERIEVMLCEKMEEIIGTTDEESSNSNPITKLILPKLRTLELYHLPELKNICKAKLICNSLEEIIVIKCDKLKRMPICLPLLENGQPSPLPSLKYIRAYPEEWWESVMEWEHPDAKDVLDPFVKFW encoded by the coding sequence atggcatttatcaggagagagagagggcatgGTGTTGGCATTTGTGGTCTAGCTATGAATGGTGgcaacaaaagacataaaagcATAGCAAGTTCAAGCAATGTTAATGATTATGCCATTTCCACCTGTCCACAAGAACAAGACAGTGCAGTACTTGTTAATTTAGCAGGGGATGCTGGAAGGATGCAAGCGGGAGTTCAAGGCATGGAACAAGGTGTTGGGCCTGAGAGAATTCATTCGCGTTTAGAAGAGGCAAATGGCATGGGAAACACTGGTGAAGGATCGTTTCAGCATGTTGACAAAAGTTTCTCTCCTTGGGGACTCAGAGTTGATGCTCATGAGAATAGAGGAGAAGCAACACAAAGAACAGATTTAGTGGATCAATTTGCTGATGGTACTTGGGTTCAGATACACTCTGCCCTTTCAAAGGCGCAGAAGCTGAATGAAATCTCTACGTATTTAATGCAGGAAGATGAGGATGTGGAGCGTCTGCATGATGCATTTGAAACTGTACCGAGAACAGAGCAAGTGCAGCATCTGGAGAGAGGTAGCTCTTGTGAGAGGCCTCTAGGAGATTCATCCCAACCAACAGATCCATTGTGTCTTGATCATGGAAGATATTATGATCAACTATTTCCTCCGTCAATAAACAATGATGTCATTATGAATGATGTGCAGAACATGGTTAGAGTGAGGACAGAACcattggaggaggaggatgtggAGAATAGTGGAAGTTCAGTACTGCAGGCTGGCGCGGGAGCTAGATCTTCTGAAAGTCTGAAATACAACAAGACTAGAGGAGTTCCATTACCTACTAGCTCTACAAAGCCAGTGGGTCAAGCATTTGAAGAGAATATGAAGGTGATATGGTCTTTGTTAATGGATGATAAAGTCCCAATCATTGGCATTTATGGGATGGGGGGAGTTGGTAAAACGACAATACTGCAACATATTCATAATGAGCTTCAACAAAAACCAGATATTTGTAATCATGTTTTGTGGGTGACTGTGTCTCAAGATTTCAGCATTAATAGATTGCAGAATCTTATTGCTAAACGTCTTTATTTAGATCTTTCAAGTGAAGATGATGATCTGCATGGAGCTGCCAAATTGTCAGAAGAACtaaggaagaaacaaaaatggattctcattttagatgatttgtggaacAATTTTGAGCTACACAAAGTGGGAATTCCTGTCGCGTTGAAAGGATGCAAGCTGATTTTGACAACTCGATCAGAAACAATTTGTCATCGGATTGCTTGCCAACACAAAATCAAAGTGAAGCCACTTTCTGAGGGTGAAGCTTGGAATTTGTTCATGGAGAAACTTGGACGTGACATAGCACTTTCACCAGAAGTAGAAGGAATTGCGAGAGATATTGCAAGggaatgtgctggtttgccaTTGGGAATTATTACAGTGGCAGGAAGCTTGATGGGAGTGGATGATCTACATGAGTGGAGAAATACattgaagaaattgagagaATCAGAATTTAGGGACACGGAAGTATTCAAGTTATTGAGGTTTAGTTACGATCAATTAGGTGATTTAGCACTACAGCAATGTCTCTTGTACTGTGCATTATTTCCCGAAGATAGTGAGATTGAAAGGGAGGAGTTGATAGGTTATTTGATCGATGAGGGAATTATTAAAGGAATGAGGAGCAGGAAAGATGCATTTGACGAGGGCCAGACGATGCTTAATAGACTTGAAAATGTTTGCCTAATGGAAAGTGCTAAAATGGAGTATGATGGTAGTAGAAgtgtcaagatgcatgacttgattagggacaTGGCCATCCATATACTGCAAGAGAACCTTCAATACATGGTTAAAGCAGGTGCACAATTAAAAGAGTTGCCAGATGCAGAGGAGTGGACGGAGAATCTGACGATAGTTTCACTAATGCAAAACGAGATCGAAGAAATTCCTTCCAGCCATTCACCAATGTGTCCAAATTTGTTATCTCTATTTCTACGTGATAATGAAGGGTTGCGATCTATTGCGGATTCATTTTTCAAGCAATTGCATGGGCTCAAGGTCCTCGATCTGTCTTGCACAGGTATTAAAAATTTGCCAGAGTCTGTTTCTGATTTGATGAGTCTCACTGCATTATTGCTCAATGGTTGTTGGAAGTTAAGATACGTTCCATCATTAAAGAAGCTGAAGGCATTGAAGAGGTTGGATCTCTCTTGGACCATGCTTGAAAAGATGCCGCAAGGAATGGAATGTCTATCCAACCTGAGGTATCTTAGAATGAATGGATGtggtgaaaaggagtttcctAGTGGGATATTACCAAAACTCTCTCACCTGCAAGTCTTTGTACTAGAAGAGGTTTTCGAGGAATGTTATGCTCCGATAACAattaaaggaaaggaagtagTATCCTTGAGAAATTTGGAAACTTTGGAATGCCATTTCGAAGATCTCTCAGACTTCATGGAGTTTCTCAGATGTCGGGATGGGATCCAATCATTAAGCACATACAGAATTTCAGTGGGAATTCTGAAATTCTTATATGGTGTTGAAAAGTTTCCAAGTAAAACAGTTGCGTTGGGTAATTTGAATATCAACAAAGATAGAGATTTTCAGGTCAAGTTCTTAAATGGCATTCGAGGACTGGTTTGTCAATTCATCGATGCAAGATGTTTATGTGATGTTTTGTCATTAGAGAATGCAACTGAACTGGAGGACATCAGCATTTCAAATTGCAATAGCATGGGgagcttggtttcatcttcttggttttgCTCTGCTCCACCACCATTGCCACCATATAATGGTATGTTTTCTGGTCTTAAAAAGTTTTATTGTGGTGGATGTAACAATATGAAGATGCTGTTCCCACTTGTGTTGCTGCCAAACCTCGTAAACCTGGAAAGGATTGAAGTGATGCTttgtgagaaaatggaggagataataggaaCGACAGATGAAGAAAGTAGCAATTCCAATCCCATCACGAAATTAATACTCCCAAAGTTAAGAACTCTAGAATTGTATCATTTACCAGAGCTTAAAAATATTTGCAAAGCAAAACTGATTTGCAATTCTCTTGAAGAAATTATAGTAATAAAATGTGACAAGCTGAAGAGGATGCCAATTTGTCTGccgttgcttgaaaatggccagcCATCCCCTCTCCCTTCTCTTAAATACATCCGAGCATATCCAGAAGAATGGTGGGAGTCAGTAATGGAGTGGGAGCATCCTGATGCAAAGGATGTCCTTGACCCCTTTGTAAAGTTTTGGTAG
- the LOC118040996 gene encoding squalene monooxygenase SE1 isoform X2 — MDSKHVFGGVVAAFLFGFVVLYSSRGRENIKASEKNRSKKTLESSGNGVCRSNFAGNTDVIIVGAGVAGSALAYALAKDGWRVQVIERDLTEPDRIVGELLHAGGCIKLAELGLEDCLDGIDSQIVFSFAAVHKDGRRTAISYPSNACSRSFHHGRFIQKLREKAASLPNVKLEQGTVTSLVEENGSIKGVLYKTKAGQELAASASLTIVCDGCFSNLRRNLCNPKIEVPSYFGGLVLENYNLPYANRAYFILKDSIVVTYPISSNEIRCFVDVPGSKQPPISNGEMASYLKTVVAPQMPPELHNAFICAIEKGNIRTMPNRIMAASPSPTPGAFMIGDSLNMRHAVTGGGMTVGLSDVVLLRDLLRPLNDLRDGAAICKYLESFDILRKPTAFAINTLASTLHTVFSSSDQDPSRKEMKEAFFNYLSLGGVFSEGLMALLSGLNPAPLSLVFHCFAMLAYAVGRLLLPFPTPKRVCIAAKLILVGSGIIFPILKAEGIRATFFPSTTPAYYRTPPVQSTDD; from the exons ATGGACTCCAAGCATGTATTTGGAGGAGTTGTAGCAGCTTTCTTGTTCGGGTTTGTTGTCCTCTACAGTTCAAGAGGGAGAGAGAATATCAAAGCTTCAGAGAAAAATCGAAGCAAGAAAACTTTGGAAAGCTCTGGAAATGGAGTATGCAGATCAAATTTTGCTGGAAATACTGATGTGATCATCGTAGGTGCTGGTGTTGCTGGTTCAGCTCTTGCTTATGCTCTCGCAAAG GATGGATGGCGCGTGCAAGTTATTGAAAGAGACTTGACTGAGCCCGACAGAATTGTTGGTGAGCTCCTGCATGCTGGGGGTTGCATTAAATTGGCCGAGTTAGGTCTTGAAG ACTGTCTAGATGGGATTGATTCTCAGATAGTCTTCAGTTTCGCTGCTGTTCACAAAGATGGTAGAAGAACTGCAATTTCATATCCCTCCAATGCGTGTAGCAGAAGCTTTCACCATGGCCGCTTCATCCAAAAACTACGTGAAAAGGCTGCATCTCTTCCGAA TGTTAAACTCGAACAAGGTACTGTAACATCTCTTGTCGAAGAAAATGGCAGTATCAAAGGTGTGCTATACAAAACAAAGGCAGGCCAGGAGTTAGCAGCTTCAGCTTCACTCACAATAGTATgtgatggttgtttttcaaatttacgaCGCAATCTCTGCAATCCAAAG ATTGAAGTCCCATCTTACTTTGGTGGTTTGGTCCTGGAGAATTATAATCTTCCCTATGCAAATCGTGCGTACTTTATTTTGAAGGATTCAATTGTCGTAACTTATCCTATTAGCAGCAATGAAATTCGTTGTTTCGTTGATGTACCTGGCTCGAAACAACCACCTATTTCCAATGGCGAAATGGCAAGCTACTTGAAAACAGTGGTGGCACCTCAA ATGCCACCTGAGCTACACAATGCTTTCATATGTGCAATTGAAAAGGGCAACATAAGAACAATGCCAAACAGAATCATGGCTGCGTCTCCCTCTCCAACCCCTGGTGCGTTTATGATAGGGGATTCGTTGAATATGCGCCACGCTGTAACTGGAGGAGGAATGACTGTGGGACTTTCTGATGTTGTTCTACTGCGAGATCTTCTTAGGCCTCTGAATGATCTTAGAGATGGAGCTGCCATTTGCAAATATCTTGAATCCTTTGACATTCTGCGTAAG CCCACGGCATTTGCAATAAACACATTGGCAAGCACCCTACACACAGTATTCTCTTCATCGGACCAGGATCCATCAAGGAAGGAAATGAAAGAAGCATTCTTCAATTATTTGAGCCTTGGAGGCGTGTTCTCAGAAGGACTGATGGCTCTTCTGTCTGGTCTAAACCCTGCCCCGTTGAGCTTGGTTTTCCACTGCTTTGCCATGCTTGCCTATGCTGTTGGCCGCTTATTGCTTCCATTTCCTACACCAAAACGCGTGTGTATTGCGGCAAAACTAATTTTG GTTGGATCAGGCATCATCTTCCCTATACTAAAGGCAGAAGGAATTAGAGCAACATTCTTCCCGTCAACCACGCCTGCTTACTACAGAACTCCTCCTGTCCAATCCACTGATGATTGA